The following are encoded in a window of Vespa crabro chromosome 2, iyVesCrab1.2, whole genome shotgun sequence genomic DNA:
- the LOC124421549 gene encoding coiled-coil domain-containing protein 25 isoform X1, with translation MVYYFTSEVEQPPVTLFMGVDKYENEDLIKWGWPEDVWFHVDKYSSAHVYLRLHMGQTIDDIPNKVLEDAAQLVKANSIDGNRMNDIDVVYTMWSNLKKTQGMEVGQVGFHKEKDVRKIHVTKRQNIIVNRLNKTKRSEQVNLQAEREQRDKNERENKKKLLREQKEREKAEEKRRQEEAEMRSYNSLFNSSNMTSNTENSGYDSDDFM, from the exons atggtatattattttacaagcgagg TTGAACAACCGCCAGTAACATTATTTATGGGGGTTGATAAATATGAAA aTGAGGATTTGATTAAATGGGGTTGGCCAGAAGATGTTTGGTTTCATGTGGACAAATATTCTTCAGCTCATGTGTATTTACGATTACATATG GGTCAAACAATAGATGATATCCCGAATAAAGTTTTGGAAGATGCCGCACAATTAGTAAAAGCAAACAGTATTGATGGAAATAGAATGAATGACATTGATGTAGTTTATACAATGTGGtctaatttgaaaaaaactCAGGGAATGGAAGTTGGTCAGGTTGGTTTccacaaagagaaagatgttCGTAAAATCCATGTTACAAAAcgtcaaaatattattgttaatcgaCTTAATAAAACTAAGCGTTCTGAACAAGTAAATTTACAAgcagaaagagaacaaagagataaaaatgagagagaaaataagaaaaagctTTTAAGAGaacagaaggaaagagaaaaagctgAAGAGAAAAGACGTCAAGAAGAAGCTGAAATGAG aaGCTacaattcattatttaattcatcTAATATGACATCAAATACAGAAAATAGTGGTTATGATTCAGATGACTTTATGTGA
- the LOC124421545 gene encoding ubiquitin-associated domain-containing protein 1 isoform X1, with amino-acid sequence MRNYVLSLLRRLKHSNFFITKLMIPWMRGRIAEAWHNRKSSRTAERQSLTLSSNDTGSSENNSTVQMPLSSTTKCFNVNVISMEGHVLDVGVRTDFTVNKIKEIAMKHFYGQDISKSISKFRLIHSSKFKQLIDDKDINDQEIDEHDELILVEMRPVSNKENLPEESLKGPTEEAITNVTSDLPIRNPPKYIPPINFSFDFQNETRKILITLVEASARLLMGSREAPKLFEMIKEKFKERCWPNIDSKAIKTLTDMGYSFKKVITALHVRKSDVTEALEWLIEHQDDPDEDYEDETTVVCLYAKTDVNEAGPSSSTGSTKITFKEACADIFSDREAQFVKENLVNIVTLLLEHFRQFKKLNFKPNPRMIETFLEMGFEEKNIIEALKITGNNQFNACEWLLGERRPSLQDLDIGLDTNESIYHAIISNPQIQLSLNNPKVLLAYLTMLDTPSASSVWINDPEIYPVFNQIFKTYHAEKHAIHMNRSRMN; translated from the exons ATGCGAAACTATGTGTTATCTCTTTTAAGACGATTAAAACacagtaatttttttataa CCAAATTGATGATTCCATGGATGCGTGGTCGAATAGCAGAAGCCTGGCATAACAGGAAGAGCTCAAGGACAGCTGAAAGGCAGTCCTTGACTCTTTCTTCTAACGACACAGGCAGTTCGGAAAATAATAGCACCGTACAAATGCCACTATCTTCAACTACTAAGTGCTTTAACGTGAACGTTATCag CATGGAAGGCCATGTATTGGACGTTGGGGTAAGAACTGATTTCActgtaaacaaaattaaagaaatagcaatgaaacatttttatgGCCAGGATATATCTAAATCTATTTCTAAGTTTCGTTTAATCCATTCATCTAAATTTAAACAACTCATAgatgataaagatattaacgatcaaGAAATTGATGAGCAtg atgaattaatattagtaGAAATGCGGCCTGTTTCTAACAAAGAAAATCTCCCAGAGGAATCTTTAAAAGGTCCAACTGAAGAAGCAATAACAAATGTTACTAGTGATTTACCGATAAGAAATCCACCTAAATATATACCACctattaatttctcttttgat ttTCAGAATGAAActcgtaaaattttaataacactTGTGGAAGCATCAGCAAGACTATTAATGGGTAGTCGAGAGGCACCAAAGCTCTTTGaaatgattaaagaaaaatttaaagaacGATGTTGGCCAAATATTGATTCTAAAGCTATAAAAACATTAACTGATATGggttattcttttaaaaaggTGATTACAGCACTTCATGTACGAAA GTCCGATGTAACAGAGGCTTTAGAATGGCTGATAGAACATCAAGATGATCCAGATGAAGATTACGAAGATGAAACAACAGTAGTTTGTTTATATGCCAAAACAGATGTCAATGAAGCAGGTCCTAGTTCTTCAACAGGCAGTACAAAAATAACCTTTAAGGAAGCATGTGCTGATATTTTTAGTG ATAGGGAAGCTCAATTCGTGAAAGAGAATCTAGTAAATATTGTAACTCTCTTATTAGAACATTTCCGGcaatttaagaaattaaattttaaaccaAATCCAAGAATGATAGAAACATTTTTGGAAATGGGttttgaagagaaaaatataatagaagcATTAAAAATTACTggaaataatcaatttaatgCT TGTGAATGGTTACTTGGTGAACGACGACCTAGTTTACAAGATTTAGATATTGGCCTTGATACAAATGAATCCATTTATCATGCAATTATAAGCAATCCTCAAATACAACTCAGCCTTAATAATCCAAAAGTGCTTCTtg CATACTTAACAATGCTAGACACACCTTCAGCATCATCAGTATGGATTAATGATCCTGAAATATATCCTGTAttcaatcaaatatttaaaacatatCATGCTGAAAAACATGCCATCCATATGAATCGTTCTAGGatgaattaa
- the LOC124421545 gene encoding ubiquitin-associated domain-containing protein 1 isoform X2, translated as MIPWMRGRIAEAWHNRKSSRTAERQSLTLSSNDTGSSENNSTVQMPLSSTTKCFNVNVISMEGHVLDVGVRTDFTVNKIKEIAMKHFYGQDISKSISKFRLIHSSKFKQLIDDKDINDQEIDEHDELILVEMRPVSNKENLPEESLKGPTEEAITNVTSDLPIRNPPKYIPPINFSFDFQNETRKILITLVEASARLLMGSREAPKLFEMIKEKFKERCWPNIDSKAIKTLTDMGYSFKKVITALHVRKSDVTEALEWLIEHQDDPDEDYEDETTVVCLYAKTDVNEAGPSSSTGSTKITFKEACADIFSDREAQFVKENLVNIVTLLLEHFRQFKKLNFKPNPRMIETFLEMGFEEKNIIEALKITGNNQFNACEWLLGERRPSLQDLDIGLDTNESIYHAIISNPQIQLSLNNPKVLLAYLTMLDTPSASSVWINDPEIYPVFNQIFKTYHAEKHAIHMNRSRMN; from the exons ATGATTCCATGGATGCGTGGTCGAATAGCAGAAGCCTGGCATAACAGGAAGAGCTCAAGGACAGCTGAAAGGCAGTCCTTGACTCTTTCTTCTAACGACACAGGCAGTTCGGAAAATAATAGCACCGTACAAATGCCACTATCTTCAACTACTAAGTGCTTTAACGTGAACGTTATCag CATGGAAGGCCATGTATTGGACGTTGGGGTAAGAACTGATTTCActgtaaacaaaattaaagaaatagcaatgaaacatttttatgGCCAGGATATATCTAAATCTATTTCTAAGTTTCGTTTAATCCATTCATCTAAATTTAAACAACTCATAgatgataaagatattaacgatcaaGAAATTGATGAGCAtg atgaattaatattagtaGAAATGCGGCCTGTTTCTAACAAAGAAAATCTCCCAGAGGAATCTTTAAAAGGTCCAACTGAAGAAGCAATAACAAATGTTACTAGTGATTTACCGATAAGAAATCCACCTAAATATATACCACctattaatttctcttttgat ttTCAGAATGAAActcgtaaaattttaataacactTGTGGAAGCATCAGCAAGACTATTAATGGGTAGTCGAGAGGCACCAAAGCTCTTTGaaatgattaaagaaaaatttaaagaacGATGTTGGCCAAATATTGATTCTAAAGCTATAAAAACATTAACTGATATGggttattcttttaaaaaggTGATTACAGCACTTCATGTACGAAA GTCCGATGTAACAGAGGCTTTAGAATGGCTGATAGAACATCAAGATGATCCAGATGAAGATTACGAAGATGAAACAACAGTAGTTTGTTTATATGCCAAAACAGATGTCAATGAAGCAGGTCCTAGTTCTTCAACAGGCAGTACAAAAATAACCTTTAAGGAAGCATGTGCTGATATTTTTAGTG ATAGGGAAGCTCAATTCGTGAAAGAGAATCTAGTAAATATTGTAACTCTCTTATTAGAACATTTCCGGcaatttaagaaattaaattttaaaccaAATCCAAGAATGATAGAAACATTTTTGGAAATGGGttttgaagagaaaaatataatagaagcATTAAAAATTACTggaaataatcaatttaatgCT TGTGAATGGTTACTTGGTGAACGACGACCTAGTTTACAAGATTTAGATATTGGCCTTGATACAAATGAATCCATTTATCATGCAATTATAAGCAATCCTCAAATACAACTCAGCCTTAATAATCCAAAAGTGCTTCTtg CATACTTAACAATGCTAGACACACCTTCAGCATCATCAGTATGGATTAATGATCCTGAAATATATCCTGTAttcaatcaaatatttaaaacatatCATGCTGAAAAACATGCCATCCATATGAATCGTTCTAGGatgaattaa
- the LOC124433134 gene encoding uncharacterized protein LOC124433134, with product MTNCMYKRNIELYEEPTTYKYDYVHHPLSLTEKTSATVHVISPLKDAKYLDLSKQTVRAHDTLQCLSYDKQIPFNTLWESKDTISISVKPSIRHKILGDHGYQEVIRSRPRVYMTPGISLDDIQNSKTRKLLVDFTYMTTSNHASKDVWGDFEPKHPCHTEINVEEICKESMQKPLCILSARFPNEADKWDKLQDRLFSMSTTSTLNNIKSKIDPIHSNSESKHLETEPSSERLEVKRLLEKDKLRIAYDKLSLTYGGYRPCVGLGIPLEKKVFPIVHPDLSISQALHRYVYFIYFIKIAHI from the exons ATGACAAATTGTAtgtacaaaagaaatatagagttATATGAAGAACCAACTACTTACAAATATGATTATGTACATCATCCGTTGAGTTTAACAGAG AAAACTTCCGCAACAGTACATGTTATCAGTCCATTAAAGGATGCAAAATATTTAGACTTATCAAAACAGACAGTTAGAGCCCATGATACTTTACAATGCTTAAGCTATGATAAGCAAATACCATTTAATACTCTTTGGGAATCTAAAGATACAATAAGTATTTCTGTAAAGCCATCAATTAGACACAAAATTCTTGGAGATCATGGGTATCAAGAGGTAATAAG ATCTAGGCCACGTGTGTATATGACTCCAGGTATAAGTCTTGATGATATACAAAATTCTAAGACAAGAAAACTATTGGTTGATTTTACATATATGACAACATCAAATCATGCTTCTAAGGATGTTTGGGGTGATTTTGAACCAAAACATCCATGTCATACTGAAATAAATGTAGAAGAAATATGTAAAGAA AGTATGCAAAAACCATTGTGTATTTTATCAGCACGGTTTCCAAACGAAGCTGACAAATGGGATAAATTGCAAGatcgtttattttctatgaGTACTACGTCAactttgaataatattaaatccaAAATTGATCCTATACATAG tAACTCAGAAAGTAAACATTTAGAAACAGAACCAAGTAGTGAACGATTGGAAGTGAAAAGAttgttagaaaaagataaattgcGTATAGCTTATGATAAGTTATCTCTGACATATGGTGGTTATAGACCATGCGTAGGTTTAGGTATTCCtttagagaaaaaagtatttcCAATTGTTCATCCAGATTTATCTATATCACAGGCACTTCATcggtatgtatattttatatattttattaaaatagcacatatttaa
- the LOC124421548 gene encoding coiled-coil domain-containing protein 28A isoform X2 has product MVEVSGCGELQQLVQEEECEEPLSRGGEATPPSTPARSQHPSKNETHSSHVSQQVLWESNTQTSPIVSKGSSGQATSQGSMVSGRAINFSNHTANQSRLIYLNEKEKQRPNRPEPPRLNRQQKEVPDVRRMEQALLQLLEDFHSGNLRAFGKDCSMEHMTEIREQQERLARLHFELGQRQEVGSEQSGLRQSSANMRHLLHRLQQLSVCIEKLHSK; this is encoded by the exons ATGGTGGAAGTATCAGGTTGTGGTGAATTACAACAATTAgttcaagaagaagaatgtgAGGAACCACTTAGTCGTGGTGGTGAAGCTACACCTCCTTCAACACCAGCAAGATCACAACATCCAAGTAAAAATGAAACACATAGTTCTCATGTATCG CAACAAGTATTATGGGAAAGCAATACTCAGACTTCTCCTATTGTTAGTAAGGGTAGTTCTGGCCAAGCAACTAGTCAAGGTTCTATGGTTTCTGGTAGAgccattaatttttcaaatcataCTGCCAATCAGTCTCGTTTGATTTATcttaatgaaaaagagaaacaaaggcCTAATCGACCAGAACCTCCAAGACTCAATCGGCAACAAAAAG AGGTACCTGATGTCAGACGCATGGAACAAGctttattacaactattagaAGATTTTCATAGTGGAAATTTACGAGCTTTTG GTAAAGATTGCAGTATGGAACATATGACAGAGATAAGAGAACAGCAAGAACGTCTAGCCAGACTTCATTTTGAATTGGGTCAGAGACAAGAAGTTGGTAGCGAACAGTCTGGCTTAAGACAATCAAGTGCAAATATGAGACATTTACTTCATCGTCTTCAACAACTTAGTGTTTGCATTGAAAAGTTAcatagtaaataa
- the LOC124421549 gene encoding coiled-coil domain-containing protein 25 isoform X2, which translates to MGVDKYENEDLIKWGWPEDVWFHVDKYSSAHVYLRLHMGQTIDDIPNKVLEDAAQLVKANSIDGNRMNDIDVVYTMWSNLKKTQGMEVGQVGFHKEKDVRKIHVTKRQNIIVNRLNKTKRSEQVNLQAEREQRDKNERENKKKLLREQKEREKAEEKRRQEEAEMRSYNSLFNSSNMTSNTENSGYDSDDFM; encoded by the exons ATGGGGGTTGATAAATATGAAA aTGAGGATTTGATTAAATGGGGTTGGCCAGAAGATGTTTGGTTTCATGTGGACAAATATTCTTCAGCTCATGTGTATTTACGATTACATATG GGTCAAACAATAGATGATATCCCGAATAAAGTTTTGGAAGATGCCGCACAATTAGTAAAAGCAAACAGTATTGATGGAAATAGAATGAATGACATTGATGTAGTTTATACAATGTGGtctaatttgaaaaaaactCAGGGAATGGAAGTTGGTCAGGTTGGTTTccacaaagagaaagatgttCGTAAAATCCATGTTACAAAAcgtcaaaatattattgttaatcgaCTTAATAAAACTAAGCGTTCTGAACAAGTAAATTTACAAgcagaaagagaacaaagagataaaaatgagagagaaaataagaaaaagctTTTAAGAGaacagaaggaaagagaaaaagctgAAGAGAAAAGACGTCAAGAAGAAGCTGAAATGAG aaGCTacaattcattatttaattcatcTAATATGACATCAAATACAGAAAATAGTGGTTATGATTCAGATGACTTTATGTGA
- the LOC124421548 gene encoding coiled-coil domain-containing protein 28A isoform X1, whose protein sequence is MVEVSGCGELQQLVQEEECEEPLSRGGEATPPSTPARSQHPSKNETHSSHVSQQVLWESNTQTSPIVSKGSSGQATSQGSMVSGRAINFSNHTANQSRLIYLNEKEKQRPNRPEPPRLNRQQKDMTPCKHHCFLSEVPDVRRMEQALLQLLEDFHSGNLRAFGKDCSMEHMTEIREQQERLARLHFELGQRQEVGSEQSGLRQSSANMRHLLHRLQQLSVCIEKLHSK, encoded by the exons ATGGTGGAAGTATCAGGTTGTGGTGAATTACAACAATTAgttcaagaagaagaatgtgAGGAACCACTTAGTCGTGGTGGTGAAGCTACACCTCCTTCAACACCAGCAAGATCACAACATCCAAGTAAAAATGAAACACATAGTTCTCATGTATCG CAACAAGTATTATGGGAAAGCAATACTCAGACTTCTCCTATTGTTAGTAAGGGTAGTTCTGGCCAAGCAACTAGTCAAGGTTCTATGGTTTCTGGTAGAgccattaatttttcaaatcataCTGCCAATCAGTCTCGTTTGATTTATcttaatgaaaaagagaaacaaaggcCTAATCGACCAGAACCTCCAAGACTCAATCGGCAACAAAAAG atatgacACCATGCAAACATCACTGTTTTTTATCAGAGGTACCTGATGTCAGACGCATGGAACAAGctttattacaactattagaAGATTTTCATAGTGGAAATTTACGAGCTTTTG GTAAAGATTGCAGTATGGAACATATGACAGAGATAAGAGAACAGCAAGAACGTCTAGCCAGACTTCATTTTGAATTGGGTCAGAGACAAGAAGTTGGTAGCGAACAGTCTGGCTTAAGACAATCAAGTGCAAATATGAGACATTTACTTCATCGTCTTCAACAACTTAGTGTTTGCATTGAAAAGTTAcatagtaaataa